Part of the Paludisphaera borealis genome, ATCGGTTCGTCGGGATGGTACTACAGCGACGTGCGGGTCGGCGGAACGGCCGGCATCGATTCGACATTCGCCCGGAGCGGCAACGGTTCCGTCTTGTTCCAGGGAGACGCCTCCGCCGGCTCTTACAAGGCGGACGTCAGCTATTCCACCGGCGAGTCGCTCGGGAAGCTCTCCGACCTGTCGTCCTTCAGCTATGACTGGTATCGGTCCGCCGCGAGCACCAACAACGGTATCCAGGCCCCGTCGCTTCGCTTACTGCTCGGCGTCGACGGCGTGTACAAGGGCGCCCTCGTCTTCGAGCCCTATTACAGCCTGACGACCCCCGGCGACGTCGCCACCGACACATGGGTCCACTCGAATATCTTCGATCCCAACATGTACCTGTGGTCAAACAAAGACCTTCCGTTCCAGGAGCAGTTCAATCACGATATTGCATTCTGGAAAAGTGAGATCGGCAACTACGACATTCTCGGAGTGTCGTCGGGTATCGGATCGGGCTGGTACGGCACCTCTATCGCCGCCGTCGATAATATCCACTTCGGATTCGGGGAAGGCCCGGGCACGACCTACAACTTCGAGGTCGGCGCCGTTCCCGAGCCGGCGAGCGTGGTCAGCTTCCTGATCGCCGGCGGCTTCGGCCTGGCCGGCGCGGCCTACCGTCGCCGTCGGGCTCGCTGAGCCGACGACCGACGCATGAAAATCCCCGCAAAGGCGGCCGGATCGTCCCACCGACGGTCCGGGCCGCCTTGTCGTCTTTTCGAAAACTTCCGCCTTGCCATCCGCTTTGCGCCTATGTACTTTTGTGCGCAGTGTTAGGATGTGCGCTGGGAGGCGGTCTGGACGGGGGAGGGTCGCAACCATGTCCGAGCCGATGGACGACGGCGGGTGGATGGTTTACCGGCGCGCCTACGGGGAGGCTGCGCGGCTGATCGAGATCGCGCGGTTCGATCACTGTTTCGGCCGCGATTTCGCGGCGGGGCTGGGGGGCAACGTCGGGGCGATCGTCGCCGAGGTCCGGCGTCGGATGGGGCGCTCGGCCGATCCCGGAGTCGTCGACTCGGCCCTCGACGACGCGCTGGCGGGGCGGTCGCCGCGGTGGTGACGCGGCGGGCTTCACATGGTCCGCGATTGGTCTGATGCGGCGGCGGTCGCGAATTCGATGCGGCGGTCGGGCTCGTTGGGGAGGGTGTAGAGTTCGTCGTCGCGTTCTTCGATCGCCATCTCGCGGATCTGGCGGTCGGACTGGCGGAGCGCGGCGACGACCAGGGCGGTGACCTGGATCAGGCAGATCGTCGAGATCAGCTCAGCCCCGAGGAACAGCAGCTTGGTCTGGAGCTGGACTTGCGGGTTCGGCCTGATCGGCCAGCCGGCGCGGAGGTTCGCCAGCTCGCAGAACAGCAGCAGCCAGATCATCGCGCCGCTGGCGGCCAGGGAGCGCGTCGACTTCGCCGACTCCTCGGCCTGTTCGAGCCCGAGATGGGTCAAAAAGTCGCCGCTCAAGCTGGCCAGGAGCGCGAACTCGGCCCAGCCCAGCGCGTGACCGAACTGGCTGCGGAACCAGGCCGATTCACCGAGCGCCTGCTTGTCGCCGAGGTCGAGGAACCAGATCGCCACGTCGATCAGGCACATCGTCATCAGCAGCGACGTCCGGCGCTGCCAGCTCGTGTTGTCCCAGCGTCCCCAGAGCAAGGTCGTGCCGATCAAGGTCGACCAGGTCGTCAGGGTCGAGATCCACTCCAGGCATCGGGTCTGGTCGATCCAGAACGAGATTCGCGGGTCGCCGAGCTGGCCGACGACGAGCAAGAGCTGGAGGAACGCGGCCGGAACCAGACCGATCGCCAGGAAGAGGAAGCCCGTCCGACAGAGCATGTAGGTTTTCAAGAAGTCGTCGTATCGTTGCTCAATCATCGGCCGCGGCGCTCCGAGCCCAGTCGTGGATTCGTGGAGACTCATCCCATCCTACAAGGCGAGCCAACCCCCCGCCAAGCAATTTGGAGCGCAACCGGCCCAGCGGGACGTCCCCGGGGCCTATTCGGAGATCGCCAGGGCGATGTTCCCCCAGGGGGAAGCTGGCTCGTCCGACGCGCTCTCGATCACGACGTCGAGCACGAGGACGTTCCGCTCGCCGAGGGGAGGAAGGTCGACGTCGAGCCGGCCCGGAGGCGCGGCGTCGACCGCGAGCGAATCGTCGTTCAGGGTCATCGCGCGGAGGCCTTCGACGGCTTCGAGCACGAGCCGCGCGCGGCCGATTTTCGGCCGGCCGAACTTGCGGACGAGGCGGAGCCGGCGGGGGACGGGGCGCGATTCCCAGGCGACGGGAAGGGTCAGGGGGGTCGCGTTCGAGGCCTCCGCGTCGAGGTCGTGAAGCTTCCAGCCTCCTCGCAGACGGATCAGGTGTTCGGGCACGTTCGCGGGCTCCTGATGAAGCGAAGGCCGGTTCGTTCCGGCGGTCCCGGATCATCGTTTTTGGATCGGAGTGATCCATAGGTGGGAAGGAACAAAATCCGCTTTGCTATGGTCTTGGGCATCGTAAGGCATTATAGTCTGGTTCTTCTCGACAGGTTCTCGCCCTCGACGGCGTCGAGCCGCGGCCCGCGACCCTTGATCGCCCGAAATCCTGTCTCCGTAACATCTCACGACATTGGCGGAGCGATGTCCGACACGCCGTGATTCCCCGATTAATCGAGAGATATAAAGCAGTATGGCCGGGACGAACGGAGAGATCGGCGGCTCTCAATTGACGGGTTCTGAAGGGCGCGTCGCGACGATGAGCAACGGACAGGCCCACATAGCGGCCAGGACTCGCACGCTGCAAGGCGTCCAGATCCTCGGCACGGGCAGCTACGTTCCGGACAACATCGTCAGCAACCTGGACCTCCAGGACACGCTCGGCTTCGATCCCGAATGGATCGTCAACCGGACGGGCATCCACGAGCGTCGGTTCGCCCTTCCCCACCAGGCGACCAGCGACCTCTGCACGCAGGCGGCCCGCCGCTGCCTGGAATCGGCGGAATGCGATCCGGCGGACGTCGATCTGATCGTCCTCGCGACCTTCACGCCCGACATGGCGTTCCCCTCGACGGGGAATCTGGTGCAGGACCGCCTCCAGCTCAACTGCCCGGCGTTCGACGTCCAGGCGGCCTGCGCGGGGTTCATCTTCGCCCTGGTGATCGGCTCGCAGTTCGTGGCGACGGGTAACGCCCGCCGCGCGCTGGTGATCGGCGGCGACTGCAACAGCCGGGTCATCAACCCCGGCGACCAGAAAAGCTACCCGCTCTTCGGCGACGGCGCCGGCGCGGTGCTGCTGGGCCCCGGTTCCGAGGAGCAAGGGCTGGTCGCCTATCAGCTCGGTTCGGACGGATCGGGCGGAGACCTCTTGAACCGGCCGGCCGGCGGCAGCCGCCTGCCTCCCAGCGCCGAGACGGTCGAGCAGGGGCTGCATTACCTGACGATGGACGGCCGGGCGATCTTCAAGTGGGCCGTCCGCATCCTGGCCGACTCGACCCTCGCGGTGCTCAACCACGGCCAACGGAGCGTCGCCGACGTCAAGTGGTTCGTGCCCCACCAGGCGAACGTCCGGATCATCCACGCCGCCAGCGACGTGCTCGGCTTCCAGCGCGACGCCGTGTTCAAGAACCTCGAACGCTACGGCAACACGTCCGCCGGCTCGATCCCCATCGCCCTCGACGAGCTTCACCGCAGCGGCCGGATCGATCCGGGCGACCTGCTCGTCACCTCCGGCTTCGGCTCGGGCCTGAACTGGGGCACCGTCCTGTTCCGCTGGTGAGCCGTACAAAGACGAACCGCCATGACGCCGTGACGACATCCGGCCTCATGGAAACGGGGATCGCGGTCGACCGGGTCCGGTAGGGGCGCCCCTTGTGGGTGCCCGGCTCGTTTCATGCCGAGCGTGAGCGGTCGGCGATCGGGCACCCACAAGGGGCGCCCCCA contains:
- a CDS encoding PEP-CTERM sorting domain-containing protein (PEP-CTERM proteins occur, often in large numbers, in the proteomes of bacteria that also encode an exosortase, a predicted intramembrane cysteine proteinase. The presence of a PEP-CTERM domain at a protein's C-terminus predicts cleavage within the sorting domain, followed by covalent anchoring to some some component of the (usually Gram-negative) cell surface. Many PEP-CTERM proteins exhibit an unusual sequence composition that includes large numbers of potential glycosylation sites. Expression of one such protein has been shown restore the ability of a bacterium to form floc, a type of biofilm.), which produces MIRLSMMMGRTAAWVACLVLGLGAAVQAGTVDVYSNNVGGDAVVGASPTVAIGSSGWYYSDVRVGGTAGIDSTFARSGNGSVLFQGDASAGSYKADVSYSTGESLGKLSDLSSFSYDWYRSAASTNNGIQAPSLRLLLGVDGVYKGALVFEPYYSLTTPGDVATDTWVHSNIFDPNMYLWSNKDLPFQEQFNHDIAFWKSEIGNYDILGVSSGIGSGWYGTSIAAVDNIHFGFGEGPGTTYNFEVGAVPEPASVVSFLIAGGFGLAGAAYRRRRAR
- a CDS encoding beta-ketoacyl-ACP synthase III; protein product: MSNGQAHIAARTRTLQGVQILGTGSYVPDNIVSNLDLQDTLGFDPEWIVNRTGIHERRFALPHQATSDLCTQAARRCLESAECDPADVDLIVLATFTPDMAFPSTGNLVQDRLQLNCPAFDVQAACAGFIFALVIGSQFVATGNARRALVIGGDCNSRVINPGDQKSYPLFGDGAGAVLLGPGSEEQGLVAYQLGSDGSGGDLLNRPAGGSRLPPSAETVEQGLHYLTMDGRAIFKWAVRILADSTLAVLNHGQRSVADVKWFVPHQANVRIIHAASDVLGFQRDAVFKNLERYGNTSAGSIPIALDELHRSGRIDPGDLLVTSGFGSGLNWGTVLFRW